Genomic segment of Notolabrus celidotus isolate fNotCel1 chromosome 1, fNotCel1.pri, whole genome shotgun sequence:
CTCAACGCACATTACTCCCTGGGACCTGCAGTTTACGAAGTTTGTTGAACAGCTCCAGGTACTGTGTCATAGTGTCAACACAGTCTGCTGGTGCAAAGAGCCCTTCAGGTTTGGCAGCAAACACAGATGGAAGTTCAGGGGCACTGGAGCTCAGAAAAGAGGTCATGAACTCCCTCATGAGATTCCAGCAGTCCCCTGGAACCACACAGGGACAGTACTCCACCTGAGGGAACACACTAAGAGTTAGCGCACTCACAGGGAATGTGATGTTTCCACTCTCAGAAACATTGATTTCAATGCTCACCTCTACTGATATCCCTCTGGCACTGGAGCTCATCGTCACAGTGCCAACTTTTATCAAAAAGTCACAGTAGCGATATCTAGAACCACGGCACTCCACCTTGTGTCCCTTGGCATTTTGGAAGTGACTTTTTAGCTTCACCATGAGAACATCAAAGTTTGCATCAGCGATCAGGCAGGGTCCACCTTCAAACAGAGCCATGCAGCTCAAGGGAGTTTCAGAGTTGTGCATCACGTATAAGAGCTTGGAGGGCTGACCTGGAACAAACACGCAATAGTTATTATCAACAGAGTTGATAATAGTTGGGGGGGGAATCATCAGAATATACTTAACAATGGTTTCTATTTTAACTGCATGCCAACCAAGTGTAATGGAAATTTCAAAAGCCTTTGTTTGATTTAACAACACAACCACATTGTTaggcattttttgttttgtcatctATTTTAGAAAGTATTAGATTAATATATCCTAGACTCATTACATGTAAACTGAAAAGTTCCAAGAATTTGTCTATAtcaattttttaaatgattgtgttCAGCTCAAACAATGTAAAATTCAAATCTCAATATATTAAAACATTCAATTATCACTGCTCAGATATGGAGGCCTGGTCTGTACACAAAGTTAAAGATCAGTGTGTCTCAGTTATGCGTGCATGAATAATCTGATTATAACCACCTATAATGTCCATGGACTGAATCATCCtattaaaaggaaaaataattattacaatcttaatattattattattttgtatgtttgtattcacttattttttaattgtgtactatctatttattcatgtcTTTACTTCCTGACTATGGactaggtgttttcaaaaatcttgtttatatctgttttgtctctgagtctgatcgCTGCATTGTTGCtttgtgatgttggctgagtctaataaaaacgttcaaaaaaaaaaaaacattcaattaTCAATTTGAGTAAATAGTTattcaaacagaataaatactCTATACCATATTATGTGAAATATTCGTATGATTTTAGTTactgtgtttctgattttcatGAGCTATAGGCCAAAATtactcaaattaaaacaaataaaaggatttcaatattttaattatatgtAGCAAATATAATAGATGAAACATCAAAGTTAACCTTTTTGGATGAaactgcttaaaaaaaaacatttatacaaTATTCCTTTTTATTGAAATGCATCTACTGCAACTGTATACAGAACTGTATTTTGCAGTGTTCAAATGCCACAAGGTGGCAGTAACAAAATTTCAAGTGCTTTAAAAGAACTATGCAACTCAATCAATTTCTCTCAAACAATAAATGCAATGAGAAACATTCAAGTGATGATTGTCATTGCACTGCTAGAGAGTGTCTAATcttgaataaaaaaaggtaaTATTGCATTGACTATATAATGCATAACCTTCTTTGGATCTGTAAGTTTACTTAAAGAGAAACCACAGctagaaacaaacagagatgaGGGACTTTGAAAGATGTGCTGGTTCATCATCTGAAGATATACATAACGTCACTGTAGTTTTGCATTTGAAGAGTAGGATTACTAGTGTATTGTAAAAGTTTGGATTTCTCAGTCTCTGTAACTTAGactcatttaaaaatatgtgtcTCCAATGCTCCCATGCTCTGTGTGAGTTATTACTAATTTAAAGGAATATCCACTGTCAATTTTCATTAGCAGATTTCCTAATAATAAATTTGATGCTAAAGAGAGCGTATGGACTTACCGCTGACATTTCCTGTTGCATGGTATGTCTCACAGTCAACACAGAAGCTGCCCTGCTTTACAGCTCCCAGCTGCTCCAGCTTCTTGTGCAGGATGTCGACTGTCTGCTGCACACTCTTCCCCTCTGCCACAGGCACCTGGCACACACTGAGGGAAAACAAAGCACCACACAATTCAATTTGCtatattggcatgaacaaagacatgttgttgccaaagcacatacgatTCATACAtgcattacatatatattcattacatattatatgcattaataaacaatggtgtcacccatacagcatatctcaatgtcctcacttggtGCGGTaagctcataaaaccttcacctaaaatcaaatattatgggatggtgcgttcCTCAGCCTATGACAGGCAGACaaatatttagcagccagaggagctgctgacccttcccccaggagaacggACAGTTtatcttctggggttaatgtttgGAAGTTTGTTACCATTTAAGCAACTTCcttgtagtgggaatctcttagtaaagagaacttgctacagtggaggaggaagtgcatctctgtctttatgtcccctgtagagcagtgagcacatagacatttagggtcaaataagaattaattctactttgggtctttgtttggtttctccagtgttctaaatacagatctatggagtgcttcatgatgagtttaattttgttgtgttttggatcagtgctgatggaagtctggctgattagcttcctcaccagctgactaaggggacagttttcagggttcagctcttggATTTTTACTGCTTTAAATTGAAGTGTGTCTTTTGGGCTTAAATTTAGATGTGTCCAAAATTTGATTGCacgtttctgaatgtttaacagCAATGGGGAAACCAGTTCTGCTCGGCAGACGTTCtttggagtttttctttgaacatttagaATTCTTCTACATAATTCAGTATGGAGAGCCTCTATTGGGTGTTTGCCCCATGAGCCATGCTCCAGTCTACTGAGGTGGCTCCCAGATCTCACTTCCACACAGAGCTATAGGTAAAATAACACTATCAAATATTTTTGTCCAGATCTAATTGGAATGTTAATCTTGAATAATTTGGGTTTTAATGTGTCAGGAAAACAGCAGTGCAATATGAACGTAAGAGATGACAAACAAAGCCAGATCtgcttttttattgttatgaaCATGTAACGTGATAACAATTGCTCCCTGTTTTGTGGACCACCGCACTGAGCGTGGATCGCTGCATACTGCATACACTTCGTGTGCGAGATTGGCTGAAAATATACCTTATTGTAAATTGAGGAGATAATGATAACAATACTTAAAAAGCGATATAATCAACTCACCAAGTGACACCCATTTGATGCTGTTTGAGTCCAATTGATTTCTTAGCCTGTGTTGATGACTACTTCCGGGTGAAAGAAGTAGTTCCGGTAGAATTAAATCCGAGTTTGGGAGATTTTACTCACCAAGGGGCATTACAAAGGTACAAAAATAACGCTGAAAAATTTCCATGGCATCGACACAAGCagtacaataataacaatagtattTAGCATGTATCTACCTTTTTATTTCTCGTTTAAAGAGGTTAGACAGCATTGCGTACACATACGTCACTTCCTCTTGACATGGACGTCTGCACGTGTTGAAAAAGTGACTGTTTACAGCTCGGAGGGTTCAAGAGGAGAAGATTTAGTCACATAACTTTTCATATAAAATTATAGACAACACTAACAACAGAAACTAAAATATAGTAGCTTCATCTTCTTTCAAATTTACATCTTTGCGATGCCGAAGGTGAAAAAAtcgagaggtggaggaggagaaaagagcgGAGGATCGGTGGCGCTGGCTGATCAGATCATGCAGACCGACACGGTGCGAGCCCGAGGTCGGGTGAAGAGCAGAGACAGTCGGGCAGAAAACGAGGACAGCTACGTAGACGAGCGTCTGTCAAGGAAGATCTTACAACAGGCCCGAATTCAACAAGAGGAGCTACAGAGCGAATATGGCGTggaaccagagaagaagaaagcaccAGTCACTGTTCTTGGTGATGTTGGAGGTAACTTATGCTACCTTACGTACTACTTACTTACTATGAGCTGCACCCACAATAATGAAGATCTTAGGTTTTGTATTGcattaaatgtgtaaaaatgactCATTAAAATGCAATTTTGGTACATAGGCAAGTTGCTCATGACATTTCTGTAATTGTCCAGATAATTTCTAATCAAAATCAGGTTTCAGTATTTTGAAGTGGTATTTTCTTATCTTGCATAGATGTAGTAAATCAGTGATTAAACACATCCTTGAAAATGAACATATTGATTATTGAAACATTGCAGTGTTAGTGTACTAATATCATAAACCATATTAACCCTGCATTCCAACTCTAGGTGCTGATGCTCAGGATGCAGACTCAGATGATGAGTGGCCAGCACTGGGAGCAGAAGGTGCTGGGGATGTTGAGTGTGAGACCGAAGTTGTtgttgatgctgatgatgaaaagGCCATGGAGATGTTCATGAACAAAAACCCACCAGTGAGGTAAGATGAGATACAATCCTAACCTAATATTTACAATAGCTGCAGAGATTAAACAAACATTATGCACCAAATTCTACGTTCGATGGTaagctttgttttttctcctgaTGTCTTTTGTAGACAAACTTTAGCAGACATCATAATGGAGAAGATTACAGAGAAGCAGACAGAAGTCGGGACAGTAATGTCAGAAGTGTCAGGATGTCCTATGCCCCAGCTTGACCCAAGGATAATAGAAGTGTACAAAGGTGTCGGCAAGGTAAGTTTACATCTTCAtgtttaatgtaatttaaatgtttttatattattgttCTTCTAcccttaaaaatacatttaaacattgCAGTAAAATACAATCTTCACACCCAAGAGATCTTTACTGGGTTGCAAAGTTGTTCTTCCTACTTTGGTGTCTTCACAAGCTCAAAGGCATGTCATGAAAAGACACAGCAAAAATATATATGTCATTCATTATTGCTAAACTAATTCCAAGTAGACTCTAATAAAAGGTTATACCATGCATACAACATTTTGCAGTTGACAAATGAGCCAAAAAGTTGAGATGAAAGAAATGAATCCATCCATTAGCCATCAAgctaacttttattttgtatttcatgtttctgCCTAATTTGACCTCATTTCAGTCAGCTCAGCAGTTGGTCCAGAAAAATTctcaaagtaaaattaaaagaaGGGATGAGTGCAAATGGAACTTTCTTATAGGCAGAGGTCTCTGACCTAGTTAGAATTAGTCATGTCAATATGATAATATGCACTGTTTATTGGCAAATACATGAATGAACAGCAAATGTGCATTTATGTACGTAATGTAAAGCTAGTGATATCCCAGAGAGTTAGGAAAttatgcatgtgttttctttccctttttctttaGGTGCTGTCAAAATATCGCAGTGGTAAGTTGCCGAAAGCTTTTAAAATTGTCCCGGCACTTTCAAACTGGGAACAGGTTCTTTATTTGACTGAGCCTGAGAACTGGACTGCAGCTGCCATGTACCAAGCAACAAGGTGAGACCCCAGGGGGTTAGTGCATGGCTTTAAAATCAGAGAGTTAACATCATCACAGGTACTGCAATGAATGGTTTTCTTCCATGTCTGTTCAAGGATCTTCTCCTCCAATCTGAAAGAGAGAATGGCCCAGCGGTTTTACAACTTGGTGCTGCTGCCCCGTGTGCGGGATGATATTGCGGAGTACAAGCGACTTAACTTTCACCTCTACAGTGCTCTGAAGAAGGCCTTGTTCAAACCAGGAGCTTGGTTCAAAGGTGAGACAGAATGTACTTCAAATAATGTTAGAATCAGCtctgtttgaatttaaaatattcCTGACTTCTTTCTACAGGATAATATGAGTAGAGTCTGTCTTCTAGAGTCAGTGACCAGATTTGTGTCCTCAGTGGTTTGCagaacagcagacagacagacagcagtgtATGATACAGAGACAGATAAGTAGAAACAGTGGCAGTAGTAGTAGCTTAGGTAAACGGTGAAGTTCTACACTGCATGAACTGAATCTCAAAATGTGTATTGTTAATCTTTAAGTGAAGAAATTACTAggaaaaaatcattttaatgaTACTGATAATATGACACTGCTATTACAATACAATAATGGTTGCTAATGGCAAATATCCCTACTTGAGtcattaaatgtaaaatgaaagctGTGTGGATCAAATTTGAGACAGGTTTTTCCCATTTTCAGAGATAAGTATGATGTTCCAGTGTTAGAGTATAATTTATTGACTTTTCTCTGTAATTCCTAAAAAGaaatttcaataaaataatattgtaCCCTCCAATAAATGTGGGGCTCCAAATCATGATATTGCTTAGGGTGCCAAATTGGCTGAAGAGCCAGCCCTGATGGTAGACATCACTagctattgttttatttcatgcacACAGTATGTGGGGCTAAGCGCTATTCACACAGCCCCCCTTGAAAACTAAAAAATGTATGATGTATATGAAAGAGATTCTCTAAACCTTGCTGCAGATCGCAAGACTTCTAGCACTCTTCTCTTTTCTAATTACAGCTCTGAAATCAGAACATTTATTCATTGGGATTAATTGCTATCTGAATGGTCAATAACACCATTGGTTGTATGAGCTCAGTAATTAGAGCACTCTAATGATTGTTAATTAATGTTTTGTCTCTGATCCTCTCAGCCCTGTGTGATCACAAACTGTCCCAGTTTAA
This window contains:
- the med20 gene encoding mediator of RNA polymerase II transcription subunit 20 → MGVTCVCQVPVAEGKSVQQTVDILHKKLEQLGAVKQGSFCVDCETYHATGNVSGQPSKLLYVMHNSETPLSCMALFEGGPCLIADANFDVLMVKLKSHFQNAKGHKVECRGSRYRYCDFLIKVGTVTMSSSARGISVEVEYCPCVVPGDCWNLMREFMTSFLSSSAPELPSVFAAKPEGLFAPADCVDTMTQYLELFNKLRKLQVPGSNVR
- the bysl gene encoding bystin, producing MPKVKKSRGGGGEKSGGSVALADQIMQTDTVRARGRVKSRDSRAENEDSYVDERLSRKILQQARIQQEELQSEYGVEPEKKKAPVTVLGDVGGADAQDADSDDEWPALGAEGAGDVECETEVVVDADDEKAMEMFMNKNPPVRQTLADIIMEKITEKQTEVGTVMSEVSGCPMPQLDPRIIEVYKGVGKVLSKYRSGKLPKAFKIVPALSNWEQVLYLTEPENWTAAAMYQATRIFSSNLKERMAQRFYNLVLLPRVRDDIAEYKRLNFHLYSALKKALFKPGAWFKGILLPMCESGTCTLREAIIVGSILTKCSIPVLHSGAAMLKLAEMEYNGANSIFLRLLLDKKYALPFRVLDALVAHFLSFRSEKRVLPVLWHQSLLTLAQRYKADLASEQKGSLLELLKIQTHPQISAEIRRELQNSESRDIEIGLPVTVEME